From the Paenibacillus sp. R14(2021) genome, the window TTCCTGTCGTGCTTGCGTTCACTTTTGCAGTCACTCCCGACCAATGACATAAAACTCCAGCTCTCGGGTCCAAGACGTCGTCTCGCCCGGCTCCAGCTCGAGGTGCAGGAACACTTCCGGAGAAACGACGTGCTTCGTTCCCCACAACGCGATCATGGAAGGAGCAAAATTCACATGCTCTCGCATTCCGACCCCGCTCTCGTGAGTGAGCTCCCACTGAAGGCCCGGCGAGAACGATGCCGTTGATCGGCAATAGAATTCTCCCTCCGGGACATGCATCCAGCGCATGACGCAGTTCTCAAATTCGAGCGGGAACGTACGGCTGCCGGACGACTCGAAGGCGAAGCCGTCCGGCAGGCGAAGCCGGTATTCCGGCCCGACCGCATGCCCGTCCAGATTCACGAAATTATGCCCGTACTCATTCGTAGCGACGAAGACTTCGCCGACGTTGCTGAGTTCGTAGACGAACCGGAGTCGGTTCTGCTCCACGCTTACCGTCTTGATGAGACGAACCGCGTAGCCGCGTGTGACGAGAGGATGCACCGTAAACGTGAGAGAAGACTTGCCGGCATGAACGTCAACGGGGAAAGGGGCGATTGGATAGGATCGGGCGAACCCGTAAGCCGCATCGTCGACACGCGTAAGAAGCCCGACGCCCAGCTTTGGAAAAGTCTCGCCAACCCTCGCCTCCTCATACCCGACGGGAAGAGAAATACCGAACTCATTGCACAGCCCGATGCCTCCGGTCCCTTGGCCCGAAACGAACGATTCCTTCGTGCAGAACGTATGGCGTTCATCCAGCCTCACTTCGGTAACGAGTCCGGTCCAGTCGAATCGCGATCCCCGATACGCCGTTCCGGGTTTGGCCACCTGAACCCGGAGCCGATTGCTGCCTAGCGACCAGCCCTCCTGGTCCGCCCGTTTGGTTACCCCCATACCGATTTTAACTTCCATACGTCGAGCGAAGTCACTTGCACGGGGCCCCCCTGTGCGAACAGCGCAAGGCCTAGGCTGTCCGGATTCGGATACAGCCGATAGGTGGCGTTCACGCTGCCGTCGTTCGCAAACACCTCCAAGGATGACCGATCTATGAACATATGCAGCTTTAGCATACGATGCTCATCGGGGTAGAGGCGAACCCGGCTGACCCCTCCGTCCACAAGGCCGGACTTTGTGCGGTCCACGACCAGTTCATGGCAGGCCGGATCGTACGACACCACGGTTTCCTGCGTCCCGTCGGTCGAGCGCCGGAGCCGGAACCCGAATTCCGTCGTTTGGCTGGCATCCAGATCGAAACAGGCGATGATCTCCAGACTATCCCCCTGAACTTCGGACAGCCTATTTTCCCCATCCGGGTACACGGTCGCCGGGCCGTAAGCGCGATGACCGTCACGCAGTACCTGGAGTTCGGGCGCGGGCTCGAAAGCCAGCCGTCCGTCCGGCGTAAGCTTCACGACGCGCGGAACGGTCATCGCACCGGTCCACCCGTAAGCTTTGGTCGGCATCGGATTCCACCACATGTCCATCCATCCAATCAGGATGACGCGTCCTCGATCATCGATCAGCGTCTGAGGTGCATAAAAATCCGGCCCGTAATCGATCTGGGACTCCCATTCGGCTTCAAACTTGCCTGTTTCATAATTCAGTTGTCCGACGCGATAGATATTAGTTCGAACATCCTGATCCTGGGGCGATACGCCCGGCGAAGCCAGCAGGACATCCTTTCCTTCCAGAGAGAAAAAGTCCGGGCAATTCCAGTACTCCCCTTCCCCGGGAGGCCCTTCGGCCATCACGCCGACGTAAGCCCATTCCAGCAAATTGCTCGAACGATACAGAAGGGCGTTGCCGGTCCCATCCTTGCCCGAGCCGAGCGCCATATACCATACTCCGTCGTGATGCCATACCTTCGGATCGCGGAAATCCCAGGACCCGTCCAGCTCGGGGAAATCAGAAATGACCGGGTTACCGGCATACTTCCTGAAGGTGATGCCGTCCTCACTCGTGGCAATGCACTGGACCTGCTTTTTATAGCCGGTAGAAGCGACATTCCCCGTATAGAAAACAGTGAGTACGCCGTTATGATCGATCGCGCTGCCGGAGAAACAGCCGTTCCGTTCGAACTCTTCGGTAGGAGCAAGGGCAATCGGCAGATGCTCCCAATGAATCAAATCTCTGCTTTTGGCGTGCCCCCAATGCTTGAGCCCGTTTTCTGCGCTGAACGGATGAATTTGATAGAAGAGGTGGTATTCTCCCTTGAAAAAAATCATTCCGTTCGGGTCGTTGATCCAGGCTGCCGGCGCCATAAAATGATAGCGGAGCCGGTGCGGGTCCGCAGCGACCTGTGGCTGCATGTCGGTAAGCGCTTTCATAGCTTTGAAAACAGATTCCTGATGATCAGCATCCGTCTGTTTGTTAGACAGCATGAAGTTGCCCCTTCCACTCTGAGGTTTATGATGCATAGGTTTTGACCGTTTCATGTTCATAATAGGTCTGAAACCCTCGTTAGTCAACATGGGTTTCGTCTCATTATTTAAGCATTTTGTGGGGTTTGGTGCTGGATTTAGACTGTTTCATATCTATGCTGAATTAAACTAATTTCATTTGTATGAAGCATTAAAAACTGCGAGGTGTTACCGCCAAGCGGCTTACCAGATCTAGAGCATAATCCGCCGTTCCGCCACTGGCTTGCCCCGCCCCAGTTCTAAAACCTGTCCCGCCCTCATAGGCTAGTCTCAGTTACGACCACGCTCAGAGGAGGGGGACGGGGCAATGACAGAGCAAGGGAACAAAGGGCAGAAGCGCCAGGAAATCAAAATGCATAACCGCAAGATCCTTGAGATTACCGGCGTCATGAACGTAGAGAGCTTCGACGTGGAAGAATTTCTGCTGGAGACGGAGCTTGGCTTCCTCGCGATTCGCGGGCAGAATCTTCATATGAAGCATTTGAGCCTGGAGCAGGGACTTGTCGCGATTGAAGGACTGGTCTATTCGCTCACGTATTTGGACGGCAATAACGCCTCGAAGTCCAAAGGCTTGTTCGGGAAGATCTTTAAGTGAGTCTCAGCGTACAATGGTGGACGATGATGACGATGCTTCTCTCTGGGATCGGGATGGGCGTCGTCTTCGACGGTTACCGCGTCGTGTCGGACGAGCTGCGTATCAGCCGGCTGTGGGTGCCGGTCTTCGATCTGCTGTACTGGATCGCAGCGACGATTGCGGTGTTTCAGGTGCTTTCATCGAGCAACCAAGGCGAGGTGCGGGCCTATGTGTTTCTGGGGCTTGTGCTCGGCATCGGCTTTTATTATTGGTTGTTCAGCAAAATAACGGTGCGGCTTGTCAAGCTTCTGATCCTTACCGTCCGCGCCGTCATCGCGTTTATAATTAAAGCGTTCGAGCTGCTGGTCATTAAGCCGCTTATTCTGCTTTATCGCATCACCAGGCTCATTTTGGCCTTTTTGCGAGCGTTTACTATGTTCCTTTTCAAAATTGTGGTACAATTGCTACGTCCATTCTGGTTGTTGTTCGCATGGATGACAAAGCCGATCTGGAAGCCGTTGTTTCGCTACTGGAGCATACGGGTAAATCCAGTCATCGCCAGATGGCGGATTGCGGAACGGTATCAAGCGGGCAGGGACAGCGTCTCGAAGCTTTGGCAGCGCTGGAAGAACCGCAAGGACGATAATAAGGACGGCGAATAACTTACGTCAGGAGGTCCATGAATGGCAGTGGCGGTATCAGGATCGAATCAACCCTCTGCAGGTCATACGGGAACGAAGCGCAGATTGAAAATATGGTTTGTCCTCGTTGCTCTCTTCATGGGCTGGGCGCTATATACACTGGTTGCGCAGATGAACCATCAAGGCCAAGCAGAAGCAAAGCTCGCCAATGCGACGCAGAAGGTTA encodes:
- a CDS encoding glycoside hydrolase family 32 protein, which codes for MLSNKQTDADHQESVFKAMKALTDMQPQVAADPHRLRYHFMAPAAWINDPNGMIFFKGEYHLFYQIHPFSAENGLKHWGHAKSRDLIHWEHLPIALAPTEEFERNGCFSGSAIDHNGVLTVFYTGNVASTGYKKQVQCIATSEDGITFRKYAGNPVISDFPELDGSWDFRDPKVWHHDGVWYMALGSGKDGTGNALLYRSSNLLEWAYVGVMAEGPPGEGEYWNCPDFFSLEGKDVLLASPGVSPQDQDVRTNIYRVGQLNYETGKFEAEWESQIDYGPDFYAPQTLIDDRGRVILIGWMDMWWNPMPTKAYGWTGAMTVPRVVKLTPDGRLAFEPAPELQVLRDGHRAYGPATVYPDGENRLSEVQGDSLEIIACFDLDASQTTEFGFRLRRSTDGTQETVVSYDPACHELVVDRTKSGLVDGGVSRVRLYPDEHRMLKLHMFIDRSSLEVFANDGSVNATYRLYPNPDSLGLALFAQGGPVQVTSLDVWKLKSVWG
- the yabP gene encoding sporulation protein YabP, with product MTEQGNKGQKRQEIKMHNRKILEITGVMNVESFDVEEFLLETELGFLAIRGQNLHMKHLSLEQGLVAIEGLVYSLTYLDGNNASKSKGLFGKIFK
- the yabQ gene encoding spore cortex biosynthesis protein YabQ; its protein translation is MSLSVQWWTMMTMLLSGIGMGVVFDGYRVVSDELRISRLWVPVFDLLYWIAATIAVFQVLSSSNQGEVRAYVFLGLVLGIGFYYWLFSKITVRLVKLLILTVRAVIAFIIKAFELLVIKPLILLYRITRLILAFLRAFTMFLFKIVVQLLRPFWLLFAWMTKPIWKPLFRYWSIRVNPVIARWRIAERYQAGRDSVSKLWQRWKNRKDDNKDGE
- a CDS encoding septum formation initiator family protein, translated to MAVAVSGSNQPSAGHTGTKRRLKIWFVLVALFMGWALYTLVAQMNHQGQAEAKLANATQKVNEAAKRTADLDLEVKRLKDPEYIGLKATQELGMVNKGERAIEVVKQP